The following DNA comes from Populus trichocarpa isolate Nisqually-1 chromosome 19, P.trichocarpa_v4.1, whole genome shotgun sequence.
tcttttcaaagttttaatccttttgatttatttgtgctGTTGTTGGAATAGTTTAATCATACCCAGGTTAGAATTTAGGTTGTTTTTAGTATAGGTAACATGTTTATGTGCTATGTGATACACCCATGTTAGAATTTTATATGCTCTAAGTACTAGGAATTACTTACTTTGTAGTTATGTTATGATACCCATGTtagaattttgtgttttttgatgtAAAAAGATTGCATTTTTATGTGATATATATGGTGTCAATGATTGGTTTTGAGCTTGTGATCTAATTAGGTATATActgataaagaaaatgatagagAACTGagtcatttatatataaagtaagagttagttaattttttcttttccagtgAAAGGCTGTTCCTTTCTATGGTTTTTGATTTTTCGTAGTTTAGAGGTATCGGtggaattgattattttttatccttcctTCTTTCAGGTTTAATTATCGGCACATGGCTAACACTTTGTCATTGTATAGGTGAGCATTCCAGTATGTTGAATTTGTTGCTTTGATCACCTcgtcatttctttttcttgttgtttagtCTTTTCTGTACTGTCTTAGTTTTTGTGTGTTTCCAGGACAGTTAAGCGATTAGGTATACCTGATGAGAGGATAATACTGATGTTGGCAGACGATATGGCTTGTAATGCTAGGAACAAGTACCCTGCACAAGTCTTCAACAATGAAAACCATAGACTTAACTTATATGGAGACAATGTGGAGGTCAGTTTCTGGTTTCTGTTTAGCTCTCCTACCCTTTTGAAAAGCATATTTACTCCTTATCAAtgtttttgggtcaaaaagttGCGAAGACAACTTGTGAATAATGGAACTCATTTAAGAAGGGGCCGTTTCTTTAGAGTTTTAAGGAAAAGTAGCTGCACTTGACCATTATTATTCATAGGTTGCACATTATTGGTTGCAACTCTGATGAATGTATTTTAGAGTCAGCTTTCACTTCATGAGCTTTCCACTCCCTCTACTATGTTTTAGAAGATAAAATGATTCGCAACTTTCGTAGGTCTATTATGGTACTTTTCAATCAGCAATCTTTTGTTATAatctcaaacttcaaattagTGTGAAGTTTTACTTGTTAAATGTTCAGAAATTTGATCTCATGTACTTGAAAATTGGTTACATCTTGTAAGGTCAAGGTTTGTAATTGTAACATTCAATAACTATAAAATCCATGAAGTGCTCAACTTCAGCTATTTATGGCTTTCAACTTACCATTAATTATCTAAAGATCTGATTGACACACCAAATGAGTTGTTCATGTATATTATTATGTTGTGGGtaatcaaagaaccatctcaatctaaaaacttaagttttgaGTTTGTTTGATCTGATGAGAGGATAATAGTTGTTCATATATAAACACATGTTGTGAGgtctcaaaatatgatttatattattctctaacatgccCCTTCAAATGAAAGCTTTTTGGGTTTCAAACTTGCACAGATGTATCACtgccttgtgtttaattttatcaagaGATTCGAATTCATAAttgtttggtcatcaaggctctaataTCATGTCGGCATGCAAAGATATCTCTTGTTGTGATGATATTCTTTATATTCCCATTGTATTCTCTATTGTAAAAGAAcacttttttaaatagaaagaCAGTTGAAGGGATTTTGGAGAATGTGCATTTCTGAGCAGACCCTGATTATATTGAGCTTCTAACACTCAGGTGGACTATCGAGGTTATGaagtaacagttgaaaatttTTTACGTGTTCTGACTGGTCGCCATGAAACTGCTGTTCCAAGATCAAAGCGACTCTTAAGTGATGAAGGAAGCCACATTCTTCTGTACATGACAGGGCATGGAGGAGATGAATTCTTAAAATTCCAGGACTCCGAAGAGCTCCAGAGTCATGATTTAGCTGATGCTGTAAAGCAAATGAAGGAGAAACGTAGGTGAGACTACTTGCTTTGTTCATTCTAACTTTGACCTTTGAGGAATGCTTGAAATCTTAGTCATCAAATCATAATGAAATACTTTGTGGGTGCTATTGAATAACATCTGGTTTTGACACTGTTGTCAAGCTTTTTGATAATCGGAAAGTTCAGGATGAAAATGTCACACTTTTAAATGAAGTTTCTCTGAAAAGATaaattatctaataatatacaatatttttaaaattagatcatTATATGCTACTTCCTTTACTTTTACTGTTGTGATCCCTAAAGAACCACGGGCTGATAATTGTGCTTAATGTGACAAACCTAGATTCAAGGAATTGCTGATAATGGTGGACACTTGCCAAGCTGCCACTCTATTCAATCAGGTATTTTATCTGCTTTTGATGGGAATCTTATGAATATTGTGTCAAGGCTTACCTTTATTTTGTTGCTATTCATAGTAACTTGATGTCATGTCATTTAGCAAATTTTGTTAACAATGAATTATGAACATCTAAGTCCAAAATTTTGATGTCAATACATGTAGATTAGTTGCTGCCGGTGAGAATGAGATTCTTTAACATAATTTTCATAACTTGTCATGTTTATCAATTAAGTTGGGTCAagtgatgaatgatatggaAATTATTTGCAGTCCCTATCTTTGATGTGTTGAATGGTTCTTTGATGTATTGAATGGTTATGCAGATCGAGGACAAAAGGGGACAAGTTATTACATGCCTGAATTGTATATTGATTTGAGCACCAATTAATTTCATGTAGTTGAATTTATAGAAATATCCAAAATCTTTCTACAGTTAAAAGAAGAATATTTTCCTTCCGTGAATGTCATAGTTTGACAAGAAATCATGTTTTGTTTGTGAAATTAAATTTCCAATTTCAATACATTGGTAAATTTGTCAATTGAAGAGCATAAAGGAAGCAAATTACACAATCATGGATTGTCTCTCAAGTGCAATATTCGTTTGTTCCaggaaatattttattagtggATCCATAACCTTGTTGTTATAATCCATGTCTATCGCTAATGGATGGAGGCAAATATATAAGCTAATTGATAATGACACTGATGCAAGGACATTTTCTCCCCTTTTCAGCTCCATTCACCTGGTGTTTTGGCCATTGGGAGTAGCATGAAAGGAGAGAACTCGTACTCACATCACTTGGACTCTGATGTAAGTGGCAGTTGATGGCCTTGACTGTTTTTCACTCCCTTcagttatatatatttggtgcCATGTTATTAAAGTTCATTTCTTTTCCAGATTTTAGTGTACAAAACGCTATAATGTCTTGTTGTGATGTATCACAGGTTGGTGTTTCTGTTGTGGATCGTTTTACATTCTATACACTTGCCTTTTTTGAGAGGCTAAATATGTATGACAACGCCTCATTGAGCAGGTACACTTGTAAGAGGACTTCGCGCCATTAAAATGAACAGCTTGTAGCATGTTTCCTTTATGTTTTATGGTGTCATCACAACCTTTATATTCATATCAACTCAGAATACCTAGCTGCCGCCCCCCTCCTCATAACTAGTACCTGCTGGATCTCATGGGCTTGTCTATGCATGTTGTTTTTAGCATCAGTCTTGGCAATTCTTAATTCACAAGTCATAACTGGTCTTAGCATAACTGAACTGGTCCATGTTATTAGATGTAATCATAAAATGGATGATTTAATTCAATTGTAAAGGGAAAAGAGCCTAAAGAGGCCAAAATTTCTCTTGATCTTTTGTAATAGGGGGGACTAGTTTTGAACTGTTTTATTTCATAAGTGCATATGGTTGCATAGAGTGCTTGTATAAATCTGTAACATCCCAATCAATATCTAATTTGGCCATGAACTGTGACTTTTTTGGTTCTTTTGCAGTCTTTTTACTTCATATGATCCAAATACATTGATGTCAACTGCATATTACCGAACAGATTTATACCGACGACATTTGGATGAGGTACTGAAGTTCTAGATGTCAATTTTTTCGTATTTTGTCTTTCCAATGTTTTGTTATCACTTGCTTGTACCAATGCTAGTAATCGCTTTTCGCCATCATCAATAGGTGGTAGTAACTGGCTTTCCATGAATATAGCTGTTTAGCCTATGGTTTTCTATTATTGCATGTTTGTGTTGCACTTTTGGATGTTCTATATCTTTCCATTTAGTATTTGGTGTTTCCCAAGGACTCAAATgtgcattttattttcaattccaatttttaagaaaaaaatttctccatttataagaaaaactcCAGGGTTGTAAGCTGAATCTGGTTGTCTTCTCCATAAGCAGATACACAGCCTGCATCTTCTCCTTACCCAAACCAAAGACCTTGGAATTCTACTTTCCATGTTTCTCATGAACTCTTTATGTATTCCTATGGTCATCTAGAAGAATGATAATTACATTTACAGCTTAGCCTTGTAAATTCACCTTGTATTCTGTTGTATAGCAATCCTTTTTGTGAGATCGAAGCCATTACCATTTTTTCTTTcagaataaaatttctttttaagtcAGAAGTGCCCTTTAATGCTTTTACCTGAATGTTATGTGCAGGCTGGGGTAAGTTCTAGCTGACTGTTTCATTCTCTCTTCTGTCTCTTATAGGTACCTGTAACGAACTTTTTTGGCTCAGTAATGGAAACAATACATACAGATTCTGCCTATAGAGCTGTCCCTAGGAAAATGTCCAAAAGGGCTGGAATCAATATGGCTGTTGAAAAATCAGTTCAACATGATGATAGAAGAACTTTGATAGATTCAAATGTTCAGGACCCAACTAGTCATATAAAGACAAAGGTAATTACTATTGCTTCCGGGTTATCTTGAACTATATAGTTTGTTATAGAGGCAATTTCTATTACTCACCATTTATAGATTCCCCGTGTACAATTAAAAGTCTTAAGGAACACATGCTGCAGGATCAAAATTGCCCCTTTACACGGACAATGAACACATTTTTTGACAAGGTGGAAAGAATTGAACATCCTGACTCCTTGGTGAATTACGGATTGATATTGATGCTTCCTCTTTTGATGGTTTCTGTGTGGCTATCATCGTGAACGACTGGAGTACCGCATTCTGTTGATCATCTCCATCCAGGCATTTCTTCTGCAAATCAAAATTTCTTACTTCCCCATGCTTGATCAATTATCATGTTTTTTGTTGGAATTTTGATCCCACATGTAGTGGAGCGCTCGTTTGACTTGATCGATGACTCTGCCTTTCTTTGTAACTGAATCTTTGGGAAGGGGCAAAAGTTGGCCAATGTATAGTTCGACATTGGATTAAAGAACTTTACGGGATTTTCCTAGAAATATAGGGCATTCAGAACCCTATCTGGACATCATCTTTTGACATGTTTTCAGTTTTTACTGTGCACGTTGTCCCTTGTAAAACCAAGTATATTCAGTTTTTTACAATGAACATTGTCCATGCAAGTTTGAGTCTTGGTCCTTGTTAAACTACACTAGCCTAAACACAGGTGGTTTGAGTGGTCGAGTCCTATGGCTATTGTCGTTGGCTCCAAGTCTAGGGTTCAAACTCCTGCACCTACCTTTATAACAGTCCACGGGGATCCACGTTTTTCCTCCATGGATGGGACTGTATGGGTGCCTTGCCTAGCATCCGTTGGGCGATTAGGTCTAGCGGGCATTGATGTACATGAATCAATAGGCTTTTGAGACTTGATGGGACGTTCAAATAATTACCTATCTTAATTGAGAAATTTATTTAGGgtttatgtttttgtgttttaaaaatattgtttaaaaaaattaaatattttttattttaaattaatatatttttagtgtttttaaatcattttaatgtgttaatattaaaaatattttttaaaaaaataaaaaaatattattttaatatatttttgaatgaaaaacactttaaaaaacaagtatttttttttttccaaacactTCTTTAATGATGTTTGGAAACATTAAATAATCAGGGGCACTTCTTTAATGATGTAATCAGGGGCATTTCTTTAATGATGTTTGGAAACATTAAATAATCAGGGGCGAGGAGAAATTATTAGCTCTCCAACAAATCCCTTATAgcaattatgataaaaaaaaaaaattgttctaaaACAAGTGTTTAAATCTATTACAATATAGCTATGAGCAATTATTGTTAAACCTCGAGCAATTTAAGGGTTAATTTGTTACAATGAGAGAAAAAGATTGAGAATTAGAAGAtagttaaaaagataaaagaaatatttgtaacacaaaaaattattgtattattCATTGATTGCTTCTTTAATATAGAgttcttatttatattatattgccTAACTAACTTTTTTATAACAATTGATTATCGTTGCTTGTTTAACACGTGATTGTATCAACTAACTCTGTTGTCACTAATTCTAACTGCTAACTAATTGATTTTCCCTCCATTCTATTAGTTAAATGTTCTTTTTCACCTTTCTTCTTTCCCACGCAATCTAGCAGCAACTTCAATACAGTAACTCTAACAATTCCCccttttttaacaattttttgacCTTAAGAATGAATATCAAAGTCTGGAAATTGCTACTGAAGCTTTCCAAGCTCTTCTCATGTTGAATCTTCATCAAAGAAGTTGGATCATTTAATCAATCCAACTATTACAGCCTTGTCCCTTTTCTTCATTATCTTGCGATCCAAAATTGAAATAGGTTACACCTTAATTTGCCTTGACCTTTTGTTAATTGAACGGATGAGGTTACCACAGCatgatccttaattttttttcttcaacatggATATGTGGAATACAAGATGAATTTGAACTTCTTTCGATAACAACAGGTTGTATGCCACTGTCCTTGTTCATTGTATTATCTTATAGGGACCAAAATACCTTGGAttcaactttatatttttttctaagaacaACAGTAACTTGTCTATATGGTTGTAGCTTAAGAAATACCCAATCCCCCACCTGAAATTCCCTCTCTAATATGCCCTCGTCAGTCATTTGCTTCATTCTGTTTTTAGCCATAACCAACTGTCTTGTAAGCTATGATCCAGCTCCTCTTATGTCTTAAACATGTCTTCCACAGCAGCCATAGAAGCAACCTCAGAGCAAATAATTTCTGTAGCAGAAGGTGGATAATCATAAACCGCTTGAAAATGACTCATTTGAATGGCAGAGTGATAATTTGTATTATATCACCATTGAGCTCTTGCTAACCATAGATGCTACTCTTTTAGAGAATGTATAGTCATGCATCTTAGGTAGGTTTCTAAGCATTGGTTAACCCTTTCTGATTGATCATCAGATTGAGGGTGATATGTTGTGCTTATGCAAAGTTTAATTCCCAGTAACTTGAATAATTTAGTCCAAAACACACTTGTAAAAACCTTATCTCTGACTAACATAATTGTAGAAAGCAAGCCATGAAACTTATAGAAAATGATTTAAGAAGATCTCAACAACAGACTTGACAGTGAATGGATGAGATAAGGCAATGAAATGGTTGTACTTGGTGAGTTTATCCACAATAACTAGGATAATGTCCTTACCTTCAGATCTTAACGATCCTTCAATAAAGTCCATTGTAATGTCTTTTCAAACTCCATTTGGAACTGGTGGTGGTTGTAATAGTCCAGGATAGATAATAATCCTTTCTAACTTGGCTTGCTTGCAGATATCACATCCATTCACTATTTGTTTCACCATCTTCTTCATGAAAGGCCAATATAATAAGGTCTTTAATCTTCTATAAGAATTTTGAATACCAACATGGCTTCTTATATAAGAATCATGAGCTACACTTATCAATTTCTTCTTAGAGTCACTTGTAGCTCCAATAACAATTATGTCCTTAGTGAAATCTGACAATGCAAGAATTAGAGCTTTACACAAGGCCACCTCTAGGTCTTCGAATGCCTTTTGAGCAGTATCATTCCAactaaaactatgtttttttaagagttCAGTTAATGGTTTACTTGTGATACCAAATCCCTTTATAAACTTCATATAGTAACATGTTAATCATATGAAACCTCTGAGTTCCTTTACTATTTTTTAGGTAGGCCAATCTCTTATTGCTGCAGTCTTCTTTAGATTTGTGGCTATCTTTTTAGCTGGCATGATATGTCCCAAATATTCTACTTGGGATTTACAAAAAGACCACTTAGATTTCCTGACAAATAAATGATTATTCCTCAGTGTTTCTAAGATATTTTTTAGGTGATTGATGTGCAGTTCCAGACTTCAGCTATATACCATAATATCATCAAAGAAAACCAGTACAGATTTCCTAAGAAAAGGTTCTAACGCATAATTTATTAGGGCCTGAAATGTAGTTGGAGCATTTGTAAGGCCAAAAGGCACGACCTGAAATTTATAATGCCCATGATGAGTATGAAATGTTGTTTTCTCAATGTCACTTTCCTGCATTTGAGTCTTATGATAACCATTCATCCGATCCAATTTAGGAAAGTATTATAACCCATGTAACTCATCCATAAGGTCATCAATGAGAGGTATTGAAAATTTGTTCTTAATTGTCAGCTCATTCAATTACCTATAATCCACATAAAATCTCTGgttattatctttctttttaactagTAATACTAGAGAGGCAAATGAATTAGTACTTGGTTGTATTAACCTATTTTCTAGCATTTCTTTCCTCAACCTCTATTTTTCATCCTTATGCATAAAAGATCTTCTATATGGTCTGATGTTGACTAGTTTAGCTCCTGGAATCAAGGGAATTTTGTGATCCAAAACTCTCTCATGTGGTAATTAGCTAGGCTCATCAAAGACTGTTATATATTCTTCCAATAATGCCTTGacccttttcatttattgtctTTTGCCTTGTTTCCTCATTAGCATCCAATAAGAAGAATTGTCATACTAAGCCATATACGGCCTCTTTAAGATTCTTCTATACCTTAGAAGCAGAGACGAATTGTAATTGAGCTTCTTTTCTATAATACCCTTAAACTCAATCATccttctatctttttaaaagataattttatcttaatgaaatcaaataagataaataaatagattcTTAACCAATCTACTCCTAACATCATATCACACCTTTCAAGTTTCAGAATTCTTAAATTAGCTTAGAATTTGTGTTCTTGCATCATCCAAACCAATACAATAGTTCTTTTAATGATGGTTATAATCTTCTTAACTACTTGTTCATCAATAAAACTATGTGTACTCTCACTACCAATCAGAGTTATAAGGTCTTTATCTTGATAATTtcctataattttaattgtatcaTGAGCATAATTATTAGCTAATGCATTTAGAGATAATCCATATTCTTCTACCTGCTCTTTTTATGTCATTATCGCATTGATGTCACCTTTTCCTTCTTCTACTTTtacaaattcttcttctttttcctcaccACTCAccatattcatattttttttattacattaatgCTCTAATGTAAATTTTTCTCCACATCTATAACATCGGCCTAGTCTTCTCCTTTATTCATAGATTGTTTTAagcaaatgttattttttttcccactagCAAACCATTCTTTATATGTGAAGTTTTAAAGGGTTACTTTGAAAGAGGAAGGTATTCTTGATATGAATATGTTCTTGCTTGTTATTTCCAGACTCGATTCCTCCTGCCACCTTGCTTGATCAAATGCATATATTATAGTTGTGAGCCTTAATATTTTCAGTATTGGCCTGTTATCATTCTTAAGGCCACTAATAAAACTTGAAACATAATATGATTTTGGCAATGACGGATTCAAGATGCTCATTAAGGACTTGAGCTCCTCAAATCTCTCAACAAACCCTTTcagctttttttcttgtgtcAATTTGTTGAATTCCTCTACCACATCTTCTCTACTACCAAATCACATGCAAATGACCTTCACAAATTCTTCCTTATTGGTTAAATCATGGTTACTATATAAGAATCCTTCGTACCATACCTTTGCCTCTCCTTCAAAGTAAAGAGAAACAATCT
Coding sequences within:
- the LOC18108061 gene encoding uncharacterized protein LOC18108061, translated to MMMGFKIYSLFSFKMSIFLFFFLNNAIAYSSHSSSADTTMHTNNWAVLVCTSRFWFNYRHMANTLSLYRTVKRLGIPDERIILMLADDMACNARNKYPAQVFNNENHRLNLYGDNVEVDYRGYEVTVENFLRVLTGRHETAVPRSKRLLSDEGSHILLYMTGHGGDEFLKFQDSEELQSHDLADAVKQMKEKRRFKELLIMVDTCQAATLFNQLHSPGVLAIGSSMKGENSYSHHLDSDVGVSVVDRFTFYTLAFFERLNMYDNASLSSLFTSYDPNTLMSTAYYRTDLYRRHLDEVPVTNFFGSVMETIHTDSAYRAVPRKMSKRAGINMAVEKSVQHDDRRTLIDSNVQDPTSHIKTKDQNCPFTRTMNTFFDKVERIEHPDSLVNYGLILMLPLLMVSVWLSS